The following proteins are encoded in a genomic region of Nomascus leucogenys isolate Asia chromosome 17, Asia_NLE_v1, whole genome shotgun sequence:
- the MBLAC1 gene encoding metallo-beta-lactamase domain-containing protein 1: MRTELLRGASPLLVPGDPYSVVVLLQGYAEPEGVGDAVRADGSVTLVLPQTRGPASSHRESPRGSGGAEAALEEAARGPILVDTGGPWAREALLGALAGQGVAPGDVTLVVGTHGHSDHIGNLGLFPGAALLVSHDFCLPGGRYLPHGLGEGQPLRLGPGLEVWATPGHGGQRDVSVVVAGTALGTVVVAGDVFERDGDEDSWQALSEDPAAQERSRKRVLVVADVVVPGHGPPFRVLREASQPETKGGGNSQQEPVVGDEEPALH, encoded by the coding sequence ATGCGGACCGAGCTGCTACGCGGGGCATCCCCTCTGCTGGTGCCCGGCGACCCCTACTCCGTGGTGGTTCTGCTGCAGGGCTACGCGGAGCCCGAGGGGGTGGGCGACGCCGTGCGCGCCGACGGCTCCGTGACCCTGGTCCTACCCCAGACCCGGGGCCCGGCCTCCAGCCACCGAGAGTCCCCGCGCGGGAGTGGCGGCGCAGAGGCCGCCCTGGAGGAGGCGGCCCGTGGCCCCATCCTGGTGGACACCGGGGGCCCCTGGGCTCGGGAAGCGCTGCTGGGGGCGCTGGCGGGGCAGGGAGTGGCCCCGGGAGACGTGACGCTGGTGGTGGGGACCCACGGGCACTCGGATCACATCGGGAATTTGGGGCTGTTCCCAGGCGCGGCTCTGCTGGTCTCGCACGACTTCTGCCTTCCCGGAGGCCGCTACCTGCCCCACGGGCTGGGTGAGGGGCAGCCCCTGCGCCTGGGCCCGGGGCTCGAGGTGTGGGCCACGCCGGGCCACGGGGGCCAGCGCGACGTGAGCGTGGTGGTGGCCGGCACGGCTCTGGGCACCGTGGTGGTGGCGGGAGATGTGTTTGAGCGAGATGGGGACGAGGATTCGTGGCAGGCACTGAGTGAAGACCCCGCAGCCCAGGAGCGGAGCCGGAAGAGGGTCCTGGTCGTTGCCGACGTGGTCGTACCTGGTCACGGGCCCCCCTTTCGAGTGCTAAGGGAAGCCTCGCAGCCGGAGACGAAGGGTGGAGGGAACAGCCAGCAGGAGCCGGTGGTCGGAGACGAGGAGCCCGCCCTGCACTAA